In Kineococcus mangrovi, the following are encoded in one genomic region:
- a CDS encoding TetR/AcrR family transcriptional regulator, with the protein MDARARRSLERLSAAVLELAADNAPETLSVSEVARCAGVHRSTFYEHSDSPSALLRSVLRDELDDARERHLGGPAARDWTAAVGATTREVLEHLERHRSVYLRSLASPADGTLRTLLADHFAASVLLLLERGAVPSPVTDPQLVARYVAEGTVGALSVWLAHEQRDLDSFLTSCAQLAPSWWPLRVAGGGGGTPT; encoded by the coding sequence ATGGACGCGAGGGCGCGACGGAGCCTCGAACGCCTCTCGGCAGCGGTGCTGGAGCTGGCGGCGGACAACGCACCGGAAACCCTCTCGGTCAGCGAGGTCGCCCGCTGCGCGGGTGTCCACCGCTCCACGTTCTACGAGCACAGCGACTCCCCCTCGGCGCTGTTGCGCTCCGTCCTGCGCGACGAGCTCGACGACGCCCGCGAACGGCACCTCGGTGGCCCGGCCGCACGGGACTGGACGGCCGCCGTGGGCGCGACGACGCGGGAGGTCCTGGAGCACCTGGAACGGCACCGGTCCGTGTACCTGCGCAGCCTGGCCAGCCCCGCCGACGGGACGTTGCGCACGCTCCTGGCCGACCACTTCGCGGCGTCGGTCCTGCTGCTGCTCGAACGGGGCGCCGTCCCCTCCCCCGTCACCGACCCGCAGCTCGTGGCCCGGTACGTCGCGGAGGGGACCGTGGGCGCGCTGTCCGTGTGGCTGGCGCACGAGCAGCGCGACCTCGACTCCTTCCTGACCTCCTGCGCCCAGCTGGCCCCGTCCTGGTGGCCGCTGCGCGTCGCCGGCGGAGGCGGCGGGACCCCGACGTGA
- a CDS encoding ABC transporter ATP-binding protein gives MPSAPPPDGPFVAVDDACKTYGTGPDAVRALAHVDLQVPRGRFVSVIGPSGCGKSTLLRLIAGLEAPDAGQVRICGRTTAQARARKTIGFVPQVPALLPWLDVLGNVRVLEKVNRGAGRRRAQRGLASDPVELLTRLGLGDVLTRRPGQLSGGMQQRTALARAFALEPDVLLMDEPFSALDEFTRESAQLQLLDVWQELRTTVVFVTHSIAEAVLLSDTVVVMAAAPGRVAGAVDVDLDRPRHHGQLDTAAMHEHEHRVRALLETAWDPVSGAPTPAGRGVA, from the coding sequence ATGCCCAGCGCGCCGCCGCCCGACGGTCCCTTCGTGGCCGTCGACGACGCCTGCAAGACGTACGGCACGGGCCCGGACGCCGTCCGGGCGCTCGCCCACGTCGACCTGCAGGTGCCCCGCGGGCGGTTCGTGAGCGTCATCGGGCCCTCCGGCTGCGGCAAGTCGACCCTGCTGCGCCTCATCGCCGGGCTCGAGGCGCCCGACGCGGGCCAGGTCCGGATCTGCGGCCGGACCACGGCGCAGGCCCGGGCGCGCAAGACGATCGGCTTCGTCCCGCAGGTCCCGGCCCTGCTGCCCTGGCTCGACGTGCTCGGCAACGTCCGCGTCCTGGAGAAGGTGAACCGCGGCGCCGGGCGCCGCAGGGCGCAGCGGGGTCTGGCGTCCGACCCCGTCGAGCTGCTGACCCGGCTGGGCCTGGGCGACGTGCTGACCCGCCGGCCCGGGCAGCTCTCGGGCGGGATGCAGCAGCGCACGGCGCTGGCCCGGGCCTTCGCCCTCGAACCGGACGTGCTCCTCATGGACGAGCCGTTCTCCGCGCTCGACGAGTTCACCCGCGAGTCCGCCCAGCTGCAGCTGCTCGACGTGTGGCAGGAGCTGCGGACGACGGTCGTGTTCGTCACGCACTCCATCGCCGAGGCGGTCCTGCTGTCGGACACCGTCGTCGTCATGGCCGCGGCCCCGGGGCGCGTCGCGGGGGCGGTGGACGTCGACCTGGACCGGCCCCGCCACCACGGCCAGCTCGACACGGCCGCGATGCACGAGCACGAGCACCGCGTCCGGGCGCTGCTGGAGACGGCCTGGGACCCGGTGTCCGGGGCCCCCACCCCCGCGGGCCGGGGGGTGGCGTGA
- a CDS encoding ABC transporter permease — MRRLAATVHPRTWLPTVLAVVVVGALWTWVARENPYVLPTVSSVGRQFLDQPDLYVSNAWTTLQEALLGLAAGGVPAVLLAVLVGEFALVRRAVTPLAVVLTVTPVVAIAPALVVAFGFGLTPKVVVTGLITFFPVLMNTATGLRSVDRHVLQVFRTVDASRLDVLVRLRFPSALPYVFSALRVVFPLSLVGAVVAEFAAAGARSGLGTLISVASSNSQLDRVFAAIACLALMGSLLLLVVTAVERRVLSWHESQNR, encoded by the coding sequence GTGAGGCGGTTGGCCGCGACCGTGCACCCCCGGACCTGGCTGCCCACGGTCCTGGCGGTCGTCGTGGTCGGGGCGCTGTGGACGTGGGTCGCGCGCGAGAACCCCTACGTGCTGCCGACGGTGTCCAGCGTCGGCCGGCAGTTCCTCGACCAGCCGGACCTCTACGTCTCCAACGCGTGGACGACGCTGCAGGAGGCGCTGCTCGGGTTGGCGGCCGGCGGGGTCCCGGCCGTCCTGCTGGCGGTGCTCGTGGGGGAGTTCGCCCTCGTGCGCCGGGCCGTCACCCCGCTGGCCGTCGTCCTCACCGTCACCCCGGTCGTGGCCATCGCGCCCGCGCTGGTCGTCGCCTTCGGGTTCGGCCTGACCCCGAAAGTCGTCGTGACCGGGCTCATCACGTTCTTCCCCGTCCTCATGAACACCGCCACCGGGTTGCGCTCGGTCGACCGGCACGTCCTGCAGGTGTTCCGCACCGTGGACGCCTCCCGCCTCGACGTGCTCGTGCGGTTGCGGTTCCCCAGCGCCCTGCCCTACGTGTTCTCCGCGCTGCGCGTCGTGTTCCCGCTGTCCCTCGTCGGCGCCGTCGTCGCGGAGTTCGCGGCCGCCGGGGCCCGGTCGGGGCTGGGGACGCTCATCAGCGTCGCCAGCTCGAACTCCCAGCTCGACCGCGTGTTCGCCGCCATCGCGTGCCTGGCCCTCATGGGGTCGCTCCTGCTGCTGGTCGTCACCGCCGTCGAACGCCGGGTCCTGTCCTGGCACGAGTCCCAGAACCGCTGA
- a CDS encoding ABC transporter substrate-binding protein, with amino-acid sequence MNTTRTALAVGAAAALLLAGCGGPEEGPAGGSTPTGSRGSAVTPERCRQNEAAGKVTYVTGFQYQASASILDPIAAKALGYFDDVCLDVEIQPGTGETAQNAQLVAAGTAQLSSIAGNGDVLVNVANGLDVQAVAMFGHVPVATLMTEPGITDLTQLEGKTLGHKGALPVTIEAMLRAAGVDVAKIDQVKVGYDPTVLVRGQVQALTGYKSNEPLTLAAEGEEITEWNPEDYGVPGSMATTIVDPEFLSGHRSAVEDFLRAQLRAYTHCEQHADECVADAAELSQAGYDSEHNAQVWRTETELVDSSLPDGQVLGRIDDAAVRTEGEFLVQMGQIPAVPDLSQVVVPDLVPSLYSGGQLVWPVP; translated from the coding sequence GTGAACACCACCCGCACCGCCCTCGCCGTCGGCGCGGCCGCCGCCCTCCTCCTCGCCGGGTGCGGTGGACCGGAGGAGGGACCCGCGGGTGGTTCCACCCCCACGGGCAGCCGGGGCTCGGCCGTCACGCCCGAACGCTGCCGGCAGAACGAGGCGGCGGGGAAGGTCACCTACGTCACGGGGTTCCAGTACCAGGCCTCGGCGAGCATCCTCGACCCGATCGCGGCGAAGGCCCTCGGGTACTTCGACGACGTCTGCCTCGACGTGGAGATCCAGCCGGGCACCGGGGAGACCGCGCAGAACGCGCAACTCGTCGCCGCCGGCACCGCGCAGCTGTCCTCCATCGCCGGCAACGGCGACGTCCTCGTCAACGTCGCCAACGGCCTCGACGTGCAGGCCGTCGCGATGTTCGGCCACGTCCCGGTCGCCACGCTCATGACGGAGCCGGGCATCACCGACCTCACGCAGCTCGAGGGCAAGACGCTGGGGCACAAGGGCGCGCTGCCCGTCACGATCGAGGCCATGCTCCGCGCGGCGGGCGTGGACGTCGCGAAGATCGACCAGGTGAAGGTCGGGTACGACCCGACCGTCCTCGTGCGCGGGCAGGTGCAGGCGCTCACGGGGTACAAGTCCAACGAACCCCTCACCCTGGCGGCCGAGGGTGAGGAGATCACCGAGTGGAACCCCGAGGACTACGGGGTCCCCGGGTCCATGGCCACGACGATCGTCGACCCGGAGTTCCTCTCCGGGCACCGCAGCGCCGTCGAGGACTTCCTGCGTGCCCAGCTGCGCGCCTACACCCACTGCGAGCAGCACGCCGACGAGTGCGTCGCCGACGCCGCGGAGCTGTCCCAGGCCGGGTACGACAGCGAGCACAACGCCCAGGTGTGGCGGACGGAGACGGAGCTCGTCGACTCCTCCCTGCCGGACGGGCAGGTGCTGGGTCGGATCGACGACGCCGCGGTCCGCACCGAGGGGGAGTTCCTCGTGCAGATGGGCCAGATCCCCGCCGTCCCGGACCTGTCGCAGGTCGTCGTCCCGGACCTGGTCCCCTCGCTGTACTCGGGCGGGCAGCTCGTCTGGCCGGTCCCGTGA
- a CDS encoding LLM class flavin-dependent oxidoreductase encodes MSKEFGTFLPIGNGGWIMSETAPHPQATYADNRQAALAAERVGLDFVMSMAKWRGYGGRTDHWGQTLESMTMTAALAEATERVQVWATVHTNLFHPALVAKMFATLDQVSGGRCGMNVVVGAYEHEFSQMGQWREDFTHDDRYRYTEEWIRLVDRLWTQDSVTHRGEFFTLDDCQSRPHPSRRPTLIAAGSSPAGLRFQAAHCDGSFLTAPDLAGLRRANDEVKALAADQGRSLRTYAMLTVVLEETDAAAHAAFAEYGRGYDREAITAMKLSWGLPLERAMSMTAGDEAHEAFQTAVVVGGPDSVTEQVLEHVGQTGLDGVMLVFPDYLRDLPVFGELVLPRLRAQT; translated from the coding sequence GTGAGCAAGGAGTTCGGCACGTTCCTGCCCATCGGCAACGGCGGCTGGATCATGTCCGAGACCGCCCCCCACCCGCAGGCCACCTACGCGGACAACCGGCAGGCGGCGCTCGCCGCCGAGCGCGTCGGCCTGGACTTCGTCATGTCGATGGCCAAGTGGCGCGGGTACGGCGGCCGCACCGACCACTGGGGCCAGACCCTGGAGTCGATGACCATGACGGCCGCGCTCGCCGAGGCCACCGAGCGCGTGCAGGTGTGGGCCACGGTGCACACGAACCTGTTCCACCCCGCGCTGGTGGCGAAGATGTTCGCGACGCTGGACCAGGTCTCCGGCGGGCGGTGCGGCATGAACGTCGTCGTGGGCGCCTACGAGCACGAGTTCTCCCAGATGGGGCAGTGGCGCGAGGACTTCACCCACGACGACCGCTACCGGTACACCGAGGAGTGGATCCGGCTCGTCGACCGGCTCTGGACGCAGGACTCGGTCACCCACCGCGGGGAGTTCTTCACCCTCGACGACTGCCAGTCCCGGCCGCACCCCTCGCGCCGCCCGACCCTCATCGCCGCCGGCAGTTCCCCGGCGGGGCTGCGGTTCCAGGCCGCCCACTGCGACGGCTCCTTCCTCACCGCCCCGGACCTGGCCGGGCTGCGCCGCGCCAACGACGAGGTCAAGGCGCTGGCCGCCGACCAGGGCCGCAGCCTGCGCACGTACGCCATGCTGACCGTCGTCCTGGAGGAGACCGACGCGGCGGCCCACGCCGCCTTCGCCGAGTACGGCCGCGGGTACGACCGCGAGGCGATCACCGCCATGAAGCTGTCCTGGGGCCTGCCGCTGGAACGGGCGATGTCCATGACGGCCGGTGACGAGGCCCACGAGGCGTTCCAGACGGCCGTCGTCGTCGGCGGGCCCGACAGCGTCACCGAGCAGGTCCTCGAGCACGTCGGGCAGACCGGGCTCGACGGGGTCATGCTCGTCTTCCCGGACTACCTGCGCGACCTGCCCGTCTTCGGCGAGCTCGTCCTGCCGCGGCTGCGGGCGCAGACGTGA
- the hrpA gene encoding ATP-dependent RNA helicase HrpA — protein sequence MSRTPQRSRSSSRSSSSRGRSGRPGGGRPGPQARALPDDPRARALAERLGGVSLRDEDRLRRRLAALARRPPEAFAADLDQLEALTTAAEARTARRAASVPALEYPEQLPVSQAKDDIARALAEHQVIVVAGETGSGKTTQLPKIALEVGRGVRGRIGHTQPRRIAARAVAERVAEELRTELGGTVGYAVRFTDTVGEDSLVKVMTDGILLAEIQRDPELLQYDTLIVDEAHERSLTIDFLLGYLAQLLPRRPDLKLVITSATIDPQRFSRHFGGAPVLEVSGRTYPVQVRYRPLLAAELAEELLGDLGSEDEGDGDSLDDRDDLTALVGDDRDQTEGILDAVRELAAEGPGDVLVFLPGEREIRDTADALADLVKTRELRGTEILPLFARLSAEEQHRVFRTSGNRRIVLATNVAETSLTVPGIRYVVDAGTARISRYSHRTKVQRLPVERISQASANQRAGRCGRVADGICIRLYSQADYESRPEFTDPEILRTNLAAVILQMTSLGLGDIARFPFVEPPEPRAVADGLALLAELGALEPARPADRGVPRLTRTGRDLARLPIDPRLGRMVLEGQRNGCLRDVLVVVAALSVQDPRERPLEQRERAAQLHARFRDETSDFLTYLNLWSYLQHLQRELSSSAFRRRVKAELLHFLRLREWQDTFSQLRRVVRDLQFEVERPAPAELAEGEVFPDPGYDADAVHRSLLAGLLGNVGLKDVREDKGGRRDQRRTQTEYSGARGAKFALSPGSALGRKNPDWVVAAELVETSRLWARVVGGIDPRWIEPLAEHVVKRTYSEPRWSRKRAAVVATERVTLYGVPVVAGRTVAYGGIDPELSRDLFLRHALVEGDFETRHAFFHRNRELLAEAEELEHRARRRDIVVDDEVLFTFYDARVPADVVSGRHFDAWWKQARREDPELLTFDPAMLVTEDDAVSEEQFPLTWRQGDLDLVLDYVFDPGSAADGLTVEVPVEVVNRFDDRDLLWQVPGFRHDLVTAMIRSLPKELRRNLAPAPDKATRFLERVSPRREEFWAAFERELPALGDGTEIYEQDVDWTRVPAHLRPTFRVRGADGSVIAAGADFPRLRAQLEETVAQTLTAAADDVQRTGATSWDDLPDPVPATHTSVVRGTDVTSFPALVDEGGTVALRTFPTQAAARTAHRDGVLRLLLLALPSPARAVQDGLANDARLLLARAPHGDANAVVADAAHAAAAQLLEEAHGTDVRTREAFAALVATARPRFTGLTATTVDRTLRVLRTAAAVERNISRTSSLALVPSLADVREQFTELVHAGFVAQTGLDRLPDLLRYLQGIDRRLATMPDNPQRDRVRMAEFTRVRDQWRAAVRRSGERSGGQVPPELARLRWTLEELRLQKFAQGVPTAHPVSDERVLKALAEFG from the coding sequence ATGTCCCGCACCCCGCAGCGTTCCCGCAGCTCCTCCCGCTCGTCCTCCTCCCGCGGGCGCTCCGGTCGTCCCGGCGGAGGCCGTCCCGGTCCGCAGGCCCGGGCCCTGCCGGACGACCCCCGCGCGCGGGCGCTGGCCGAACGGCTGGGGGGCGTCTCGCTGCGCGACGAGGACCGGCTGCGGCGCCGGCTCGCGGCGCTGGCCCGTCGTCCCCCCGAGGCGTTCGCCGCCGACCTGGACCAGCTGGAGGCGCTGACCACGGCCGCCGAGGCGCGCACGGCGCGACGGGCGGCGTCCGTGCCGGCGCTGGAGTACCCCGAGCAGCTGCCCGTCAGCCAGGCCAAGGACGACATCGCCCGCGCCCTCGCCGAGCACCAGGTGATCGTGGTGGCGGGGGAGACCGGGTCGGGCAAGACCACCCAGCTCCCGAAGATCGCCCTGGAGGTCGGGCGGGGAGTCCGCGGCCGGATCGGGCACACCCAGCCGCGCCGCATCGCCGCCCGGGCCGTCGCCGAGCGCGTCGCCGAGGAACTGCGCACCGAGCTCGGCGGCACCGTCGGGTACGCCGTGCGGTTCACCGACACGGTCGGCGAGGACAGCCTCGTCAAGGTCATGACGGACGGGATCCTGCTGGCGGAGATCCAGCGCGACCCCGAACTCCTGCAGTACGACACCCTCATCGTCGACGAGGCGCACGAGCGCAGCCTCACCATCGACTTCCTCCTGGGCTACCTGGCCCAGCTCCTGCCGCGCCGCCCCGACCTCAAGCTCGTCATCACCTCGGCGACCATCGACCCGCAGCGGTTCTCCCGGCACTTCGGCGGGGCGCCGGTCCTGGAGGTCTCCGGCCGCACCTACCCGGTGCAGGTCCGCTACCGGCCGCTGCTGGCCGCGGAACTGGCCGAGGAACTCCTCGGGGACCTCGGGAGCGAGGACGAGGGGGACGGCGACTCCCTCGACGACCGGGACGACCTGACCGCCCTCGTCGGCGACGACCGCGACCAGACCGAGGGCATCCTCGACGCCGTCCGGGAACTGGCCGCCGAGGGGCCCGGTGACGTCCTCGTGTTCCTGCCCGGGGAGCGGGAGATCCGGGACACCGCCGACGCCCTCGCCGACCTGGTGAAGACCCGGGAGCTGCGCGGGACGGAGATCCTGCCGCTGTTCGCGCGGTTGTCCGCCGAGGAGCAGCACCGGGTGTTCCGTACGAGCGGGAACCGCCGGATCGTGCTGGCCACCAACGTGGCCGAGACCTCGCTGACGGTGCCCGGGATCCGGTACGTCGTGGACGCCGGGACCGCGCGCATCTCCCGGTACAGCCACCGCACGAAGGTGCAGCGCCTGCCGGTCGAACGCATCTCGCAGGCCTCGGCGAACCAGCGCGCCGGCCGGTGCGGGCGCGTCGCCGACGGCATCTGCATCCGGCTGTACTCCCAGGCCGACTACGAGTCCCGACCGGAGTTCACGGACCCGGAGATCCTGCGCACCAACCTCGCCGCCGTCATCCTGCAGATGACCTCCCTGGGCCTGGGCGACATCGCGCGCTTCCCGTTCGTCGAACCCCCCGAGCCGCGCGCCGTCGCCGACGGCCTCGCGCTGCTGGCCGAACTCGGGGCGCTGGAACCGGCGCGGCCCGCCGACCGCGGGGTGCCCCGGCTGACGCGCACGGGCCGCGACCTCGCCCGGCTGCCGATCGACCCGCGGCTGGGCCGCATGGTGCTGGAGGGGCAGCGCAACGGCTGCCTGCGCGACGTCCTCGTCGTCGTCGCGGCGCTGTCGGTGCAGGACCCGCGCGAACGCCCGCTGGAGCAGCGTGAGCGGGCCGCGCAGCTGCACGCGCGCTTCCGGGACGAGACCTCCGACTTCCTCACCTACCTGAACCTGTGGTCCTACCTGCAGCACCTGCAGCGAGAGCTGTCCAGCTCGGCGTTCCGCCGCCGGGTGAAGGCCGAGCTGCTGCACTTCCTGCGCCTGCGGGAGTGGCAGGACACGTTCTCCCAGCTGCGCCGGGTGGTGCGGGACCTGCAGTTCGAGGTCGAACGGCCCGCACCGGCCGAGCTCGCCGAGGGCGAGGTGTTCCCCGACCCCGGGTACGACGCCGACGCCGTGCACCGCTCGCTGCTGGCGGGGCTGCTCGGCAACGTCGGGCTCAAGGACGTCCGTGAGGACAAGGGCGGGCGCCGCGATCAGCGGCGGACGCAGACGGAGTACTCGGGTGCCCGGGGGGCGAAGTTCGCGCTCTCCCCGGGATCGGCCCTGGGCCGCAAGAACCCCGACTGGGTCGTCGCCGCCGAACTCGTCGAGACGTCGCGGTTGTGGGCGCGCGTCGTGGGGGGCATCGACCCGCGGTGGATCGAACCGCTGGCCGAGCACGTCGTCAAGCGCACGTACTCCGAGCCCCGGTGGTCCCGCAAGCGCGCGGCCGTCGTCGCCACGGAACGCGTGACCCTCTACGGCGTGCCCGTCGTCGCGGGCCGCACCGTCGCCTACGGCGGGATCGACCCGGAACTGTCGCGGGACCTCTTCCTGCGGCACGCCCTCGTCGAGGGGGACTTCGAGACGCGGCACGCCTTCTTCCACCGCAACCGGGAACTCCTCGCCGAGGCCGAGGAGCTGGAGCACCGCGCGCGGCGGCGCGACATCGTCGTCGACGACGAGGTGCTGTTCACGTTCTACGACGCGCGGGTGCCCGCCGACGTCGTCTCCGGCCGCCACTTCGACGCCTGGTGGAAGCAGGCGCGGCGCGAGGACCCCGAGCTGCTGACGTTCGACCCGGCGATGCTCGTCACCGAGGACGACGCGGTGAGCGAGGAGCAGTTCCCGCTGACCTGGCGCCAGGGCGACCTGGACCTGGTGCTGGACTACGTCTTCGACCCCGGCTCGGCGGCCGACGGGCTGACCGTCGAGGTGCCCGTCGAGGTCGTCAACCGCTTCGACGACCGCGACCTGCTGTGGCAGGTGCCGGGGTTCCGGCACGACCTCGTGACGGCGATGATCCGCTCGCTGCCCAAGGAGCTGCGCCGCAACCTCGCCCCGGCGCCGGACAAGGCCACCCGGTTCCTGGAACGGGTCAGCCCGCGGCGGGAGGAGTTCTGGGCGGCCTTCGAGCGGGAACTGCCCGCGCTCGGCGACGGCACGGAGATCTACGAGCAGGACGTGGACTGGACCAGGGTGCCCGCGCACCTGCGGCCCACGTTCCGCGTGCGCGGGGCGGACGGGTCGGTCATCGCGGCCGGTGCGGACTTCCCCCGGCTGCGGGCGCAGCTGGAGGAGACCGTCGCCCAGACGCTGACGGCGGCCGCCGACGACGTGCAGCGCACGGGCGCGACGTCGTGGGACGACCTGCCCGACCCGGTGCCGGCCACGCACACGAGCGTCGTGCGCGGCACCGACGTCACGTCCTTCCCGGCCCTCGTCGACGAGGGGGGGACCGTCGCGCTGCGGACGTTCCCGACGCAGGCCGCTGCGCGGACGGCCCACCGCGACGGGGTCCTGCGGCTGCTGCTGCTAGCCCTGCCCTCGCCCGCGCGCGCCGTGCAGGACGGGCTCGCCAACGACGCCAGGCTGCTGCTGGCCCGTGCCCCGCACGGGGACGCGAACGCCGTCGTGGCCGACGCCGCGCACGCCGCGGCGGCGCAGCTGCTCGAGGAGGCGCACGGGACGGACGTGCGGACGCGGGAGGCGTTCGCGGCGCTCGTCGCGACCGCGCGCCCCCGCTTCACCGGGCTGACCGCCACGACGGTGGACCGGACCCTGCGCGTGCTGCGGACGGCGGCCGCGGTCGAGCGGAACATCTCGCGCACGAGCAGCCTGGCCCTCGTGCCGTCGCTGGCCGACGTCCGCGAGCAGTTCACGGAGCTCGTCCACGCGGGGTTCGTGGCGCAGACGGGCCTGGACCGGCTGCCGGACCTGCTGCGGTACCTGCAGGGCATCGACCGGCGCCTGGCGACCATGCCGGACAACCCCCAGCGCGACCGCGTGCGGATGGCGGAGTTCACCCGCGTGCGCGACCAGTGGCGCGCCGCCGTCCGGCGCAGCGGGGAACGCTCCGGCGGGCAGGTCCCGCCCGAGCTCGCGCGGCTGCGCTGGACCCTGGAGGAACTGCGCCTGCAGAAGTTCGCCCAAGGGGTCCCGACGGCCCACCCGGTGAGCGACGAGCGCGTCCTCAAGGCCCTCGCGGAGTTCGGCTAG
- a CDS encoding CDP-alcohol phosphatidyltransferase family protein, whose amino-acid sequence MATAQGQVVSNRVLTVPNALSFLRLLLVPVFAVLIVQRQDGWALLVLAVSGASDYLDGHLARRWNQVTRLGQVLDPFADRLYILTTLLGLAYRGLVPWWLVVVLVARDLTMVATLPVLARLGHSALPVHFLGKAGTFCLLYAFPLLLLEQVSTTLSLPAGALGWAFALWGTGLYWWAGILYVQQVVQLWRAEHR is encoded by the coding sequence GTGGCGACGGCGCAGGGTCAGGTCGTCAGCAACCGCGTCCTCACCGTCCCGAACGCGCTGAGCTTCCTGCGGCTCCTCCTGGTCCCGGTCTTCGCGGTGCTCATCGTGCAGCGCCAGGACGGGTGGGCGCTGCTCGTCCTGGCGGTCAGCGGAGCCAGCGACTACCTCGACGGCCACCTGGCCCGGCGCTGGAACCAGGTCACGCGCCTGGGGCAGGTGCTGGACCCCTTCGCCGACCGCCTCTACATCCTCACCACGCTGCTGGGCCTGGCCTACCGCGGGCTCGTCCCCTGGTGGCTCGTCGTCGTCCTCGTCGCCCGCGACCTGACGATGGTCGCGACGCTGCCCGTGCTGGCCCGGCTCGGCCACAGCGCGCTGCCGGTCCACTTCCTCGGCAAGGCCGGCACGTTCTGCCTGCTCTACGCCTTCCCCCTCCTGCTGCTCGAGCAGGTGTCCACCACGCTGTCCCTGCCCGCCGGTGCCCTGGGCTGGGCCTTCGCGCTGTGGGGGACCGGCCTGTACTGGTGGGCGGGCATCCTCTACGTCCAGCAGGTCGTGCAGCTGTGGCGGGCCGAGCACCGGTGA